Sequence from the Cucurbita pepo subsp. pepo cultivar mu-cu-16 chromosome LG02, ASM280686v2, whole genome shotgun sequence genome:
CCgatattctttttaaagattttattctcaattctttttcttccaaaatttatttagtaataagAGCCTATGattaaacgtgttttacttATAACgattttatatttgatgatcttctaagattttttatgggatgcatgtgaatgaggacaaaacatgttgaaaatACTCGTGTTGATCTATGggaatagttttcactcttgaaAAGCGAGAAGTATGTAAAATGTGAGCATGTCGTAGAGAAATGCCGGGACACACAGATGCTGAATTTGAATTCTAAATCTCGAGCATGAAtcgtttcaatttttaaatagtataaaagaaaaaattaatacataaaatatgataatttaaGTAAAGTGATATGACATTAGAAAAAGGAATGTATAGACATATCTCTCTCACATGGGATGTGATAAATAATTGGGGTTTTAGTTTTAGGTTAAGGTTACCCATTTTTGACACCAAATAGTACAAACTTTTTGTTTACCTCCTCTAGAAAATGACACTTCCCAGtactattattatatatatatatatatattttaacgtATTGATGCAagtttcacagttttaaaatgttctacacttttataagaaatgtttcgttcctctctccaaccgttGCATACGTGGTCCCTATTTTATGCCTGTTCGAAAATTTACTAAGGACtctaaggaaaaaaaacaacactTCAGACATTCAGTagattattctatttttttaatataaagattcaaatatttaacttcttaataaaaaatatatattagaatgGTTCGGTTGAATTACAGATTtaagtcaattttttttattttttatactttaaatatatatattgaaaggGCGtacttttataattaattattttagctCAACTACTTTTGAAATACTATTCCCAAGGGTCCTATCATccataaatgatatcaaatgTTCTCCTACAACATAAatgtagatatatatatgtatatatattgcTATTATGggcaataattttttaatattcattaatgtCAAGGACTATTCAAATCCATTGACCAAGGTAAACACTAAGTCGGtatctacaaaaataaataaaataaaataagtatagGAGGGTTTGTACggtaaaaaagtaattaaatgtttataacCATCTTTTAccaataaaacatatttatttattaaagtaattaaaaattagaatttgatCATTAATCTTAGGGTAAAAAGTAAATGTAGTATGTGGGGTAAGTTATactaataagaaaaaaattgtctatatgaatattaataatttaatgaaaataaatgaaatattggAAAAATCTTGGTTAGCCAATCACAAGTCAAGAAACTGGGAAAAAAGCTTGGAAAATAATTTCAGGTAACGTACGTACCGCTGGAAAGGGACAACAAGGGGCTCACCCACCTGCTTTTACCAAACAGCCCCTACTCATGTTTCTAAATTACAACTTTGCCACTGCCTAATCCCGATCCAACTCATTGTCTCACATATCGCGGTATCCCGCGCGCTCTAACGAGATATTTGAAAATAGCGTGAACATTGCATATCTTTCACGTCTCGCAATCATGAAGCGGTAATACTGTATCACGTGATATAATAAGTAACGCATCTCTCTTTGGAGTGGGTCCCAGTGGCAGGCTgtgtaaatttaataaaaatttgagggCCAAAATTTGGGGGTCCCTCTCCCGAGAAATCTTGTCGTTTATTGGGGGATCTGAGCgagtaatttatttgattataatatatattttttaattctgaaATTTGGAAGCCGGGAAGCCATTGATAATTCAGAGATTTGAACTGAACTGGTTGACCTTTTGATCCAACGGTTTAGATTCTTCGAACGTGTTGGTCTATTACACACCTGATCATATCCATGTTATTAATGAGAAGCAGAAAATCACGATTTATTATCGTTGGGTTAAAAACtgtattttgaatttgtttttaattttttttagttcaacaaattaccaaaaatatatatttgttttcttagaaaatgaaaaataagttttcggatataattattttatttaaaaggatACAATGGTAATTAGGAGTTATAAGAATATTTAGggtaataaaacaaaaatcatctGAAAGATTTACAGATCATTTTGAAGATTTAGCCAATAATTTTCCCGGGGTGAATAAAtaactgttttttttaatttatttactcaGCTTACAGATTCCGCGCTGATGAACTCGACAAAATCAAGCCGGCTAAGCGGGGCCCACCCAATCTGCACTTATCACGCATCGTGACTGTAGTTATAACTTGATAGgttatgtatattttaatattttcttattttatccGCAGATAAGTAAGTGTGCTTATCATCTGCTTTAGCTGTCTCCTGGTCCCTATATAAAATCACCATTTCTGCAAGTTCATGTATGTttcttgagagagagagagagagagagagagagagagataaagcttgggagagagaaaagaagaaggaagaaagaaagaaagaagagaagagaagagagagtgAAAGTCTTcattctagagagagaaagaagagagagaaaacttcTCTAagctctctctctgtttctgagttttgtgtatttctttttcgttGTCTGAACTAACCCTTCTATGTTCGTTCTCGTTTTGTTTTCAAGGTATGaagaaatctctctttctctctctctctctccaattctctctctatcttgctatttctctctctgtgTTCGTCGAATCTATTAGCTTTTTCTTGGTTCTggatttgtaatttttgttcccttttcttttttatgcttcACCTGTTAACcatcctttctctctccattATTTGCTCTTTTGCATCTTCGATTCCTGTAGGGTTTAAAGCCGCTTTCCTTCTCTGTTTAtagaaaaccctaaaattatttttccttttcgacCAATTTCCGTCGCACCAATATGCCTCTCACCTATTTCTTCTCGTAATTTATCCCTTCGATTTTGTTTCTATTGGTTACTTGTTGAAGGTAATTTTTGGCAGCGTGTTCTGATTTTTCCGTTCTGacgagaattttttttttttcactgcCCCGCTTTTCCTGTTCGATTCTTTAGGTATTTTGCTCGATCTGtaacttttctctctttgaatttcattttccaGATCTAGCGGTCTTTTCTGCCATTACTGTTAAAAACGGAGGCGGTTGTGATGTCGTCCCTCAGCAGGGAGCTGGTGTTCTTGATTTTACAGTTTCTCGATGAGGAAAAATTTAAGGAGACAGTTCACAAGTGggatattttagtttttttcttttttctggaTTAATTTTTCAGTATTTTGTGCTTGAATTTGCAGTATTAATTgctttattttccaaaataggCTTGAGCAGGAATCTGGGTTTTTCTTCAATATGAAATACTTTGAAGACGAGGTTCATAATGGGAACTGGGACGAAGTTGAGAGATACCTCTCTGGTTTTACGAAAGTAGATGATAATCGCtattcaatgaaaatattttttgagatTAGGAAGCAGAAATATCTTGAGGCATTGGACAAGTAAGCTcacattttccattttctcgGTTTTCTGTGGctataaatttgaagtttcatCTCCTGGGTTCCCTTTTAGTAAgattgtttcaatttttttttctcaattgtATCAGGCATGACCGCTCCAAGGCAGTAGATATTTTAGTAAAggatttaaaagttttttccACGTTTAACGAAGAACTTTTCAAGGAGATTACTCAGCTCTTGACGCTGGAGAATTTTAGGTATGGCATTACATTAACAGGATATGATTTTTGCCGAAGAGCTAGTTGGTAATGTAATGCATTGCCTCATTATAGGGAAAATGAACAATTGTCGAAGTATGGCGATACGAAGTCTGCTCGGGCTATTATGTTGGTTGAGTTGAAGAAGCTTATTGAAGCAAATCCTTTGTTCCGTGATAAATTGCAGTTTCCTCACCTTAAGAACTCAAGATTGCGTACTCTTATTAATCAAAGGTGATTTATTGGCActcttgattcttttttcatGTAGTGTACTCCTTCCTTCAATGCATGCGGCCTTTGCTTCACCGTGATTTAGTTTCTTGTTCAATAGACTCAAAATTCCTAATCATTtgtatttaatgaatttaatgtTGAAACATTTAATCAATCTGTAAATTGCAGCTTAAATTGGCAGCATCAACTTTGTAAAAACCCTAGACCAAATCCAGATATTAAAACCCTTTTTGTGGATCATTCCTGTGGACAACCAAATGGTGCTCGGGCTCCTTCTCCTGCGAACAATCCGCTTCTTGGATCCTTACCCAAACCTGGAGGTTTTCCTCCTCTTGGTGCTCATGGGGTGGGTTATCTGTTGTAATTGGTAATCTCATTGTCTTTATTCAAGTAATTAAACATGCTCCTTAAAGAATTGTGTTTTTCTGTTCAGCCTTTTCAGCCTACAGCAGCACCAGTTCCAGCACCGCTTGCTGGTTGGATGTCCAACCCTTCAGCCGTTACTCATCCTGCAGTTTCTAGTGGAGGTGCCATTGGTCTTGGTGCTCCATCTATGCCGGGTAAGTTACGTTCCCATGCATTTAGGTGCCACGTGGTTATTATCTTATCATGCTGATGTAAGCTACTCTAATGGCCATGTGtaattgaagttttttttttataatatatatttttatttctttgataGCTGCTTTGAAACATCCACGGACTCCACCAAATAACCCTTCTGTAGACTATCCTTCTGCGGAATCTGAAATTGTTTCTAAAAGGCCAAAGCCTATGGGGATGTCTGATGAGGTAAAATCTGTTTTGCCTTTATTTTGTACACGCACATGATTTTAGTCCAAATCCAGGCATGTCACACCTGTGCTCAGcttattgttttgttcttactgCCTCTTTTGTCATATAATGAAGGTAAACCTACCAGTTAATGTTCTGCCAGTATCATTTGCTGGTCATGGTCATGCACAGGCTTTTAATGCACCAGATGATTTGCCGAAGAATGTTATGCGGACACTGAATCAAGGGTCATCTCCAATGAGCATGGATTTTCATCCGGTCCAACAAACTCTGCTTCTAGgtatatttagatttattttgtatcgacattttgttttaaattaccAATAGAATTATGTCTCTGAAGAAAAATCTCTTTTCAGTTGGCACAAATGTGGGTGAAATAGGGTTGTGGGAAGTTGGATCTAGGGAGCGACTTGTTTCGAGGAGTTTTAAAGTCTGGGATCTCAATGCATGTTCAATGCCTTTACAGGTATTCCTTGTATACTAATGTTGCAGGCTAAATCTTATCACgattagtttaattttactttatcTTGATGATTTCCAGGCAGCTCTACTTAAAGAGCCTGATGTATCGGTAAACCGTGTTATTTGGAGTCCTGATGGTTCATTATTTGGTAAGATTGTATGTTTCCTTGGACATATTATGTTATTGAAGTGAGCATTGGTCGTTGAATGAGTGCCGATTTTGTATAGGTGTTGCCTATTCAAGGCACATTGTTCAAATATACTCCTATCACGGTGGTGATGACCTGCGACAGCACCTGGAGGTGAGTATGATTAAGAGTGTTGTATGTATTGTGTACTCTTCCCGTCTTGTAGTATGACACTGAAGTTTGTGGATCAGATTGATGCTCATGTCGGTGGAGTTAATGATCTAGCATTCTCCAATCCCAATAAACAACTTTGTGTCATAACATGCGGGGATGACAAGACCATTAAGGTAGGttatttcttacttatttGGGTCATTTAAGGAAGGGAAAAGAGCTTCCATTTGTTgacatttcttttctctttggaTGTTGTTAGGTCTGGGATGCTGCCAATGGTGCAAGACAATTTACATTTGAAGGCCACGAGGCTCCTGTCTACTCTGTTTGTCCTCACTACAAGGAAAGTATTCAGGTTTGCCCTTGATGCAACCCGAGTTTTTGCGAGGCTGCTTGATGCTTATTCTGCCTAACCTGTTgcatatttgtttttgtttctcttagTTCATCTTTTCAACAGCACTGGATGGAAAGATAAAGGCATGGCTATATGATAATATGGGCTCACGAGTTGACTATGATGCTCCTGGACGTTGGTGCACAACCATGGCTTACAGTGCAGATGGTACGAGGTATGGAATACTTGCTCAGCTGTTTTGGGAATGCTCAGACTTGGCTATTTTTTGTGCATGGTAAATAATTTTACagcatttttatttctatctcACTTCAATTGTTTTGTTGGGGGGTTTTAGGCTCTTCTCATGTGGGACAAGTAAAGATGGAGAGTCTTATATTGTTGAGTGGAATGAGAGTGAAGGAGCTGTTAAGAGAACTTACCAAGGGTTCCGCAAGCGGTCTCTGGGTGTGGTACAATTCGATACAACTAAAAATCGGTTTTTGGCTGCTGGTGATGATttctccattaaattttgggaCATGGACAATGTTCAACTTTTAACGACTGTAGATGCTGACGGAGGGCTCCCAGTAAGTTTTCATGCTAGTGAACTGAGAAGTTAAATACTTATGGTTGACATTTGCTTATTCCGGTTCATTCCCTATAATATCAAAGGCAAGTCCACGCATCCGCTTTAACAAGGATGGCACCCTTTTAGCTGTTTCTGGCAATGAGAATGGAATTAAAATCTTGGCGAATCTGGATGGAATCCGGCTACTACGAACATTTGAAAATCTTTCATATGATGCATCTAGGACGTCAGAAGCTGGGACAAAGGTAGCTTTATTTAGATGTTTAATGAATGAACTCTTCGCCATTTTGttaattcttcttctaaatatctaattaacttttatttaatttttcagcCTGCAATAAATCCAATTTCAGCTGCTGCAGCtgtggcagcagcagcagctggTAGCGCCGCAGATAGAGGTGCTTCTGTCGTCAGTATGGCTGGAGTGGTTGGTGTTGCTTAATAgcaaattaatgtttttagtAGAagcttgtttatttttatgtcCCCTTGCCTGTCTGGATAAATTATGAAACAACGAATTCATACTTTTTTTCCCCTGATTCATTTAACTTCAAGCATATAAATCTTCCAGGCTGGGGATACCCGAAGTTTGGGGGACGTGAAACCTAGAATTACTGAAGATTCCAATGACAAGTCAAAGATTTGGAAGCTCACTGAAATTAACGAATCATCTCATTGTAGATCCTTGAGGCTGCCTGAGAATCTAAGAGTAAACAAGGTTAGTCCTAAGATTTTGAGCTCTTAAGATTTCttggaatgctttgttcttccttctctgACAATACCGTGTTCTTGATTTACTTAGATATCTAGGTTGATCTACACAAATTCTGGAAGTGCAATCTTGGCATTGGCATCAAATGCTATTCACCTGCTATGGAAATGGACGCGAAGTGAGCGTAATTCAACTGGCAAGGTATcggaaaatattatttagttttctgTCTGATATCTGGTTCTGTAGCCCTTTTAGTTAGACGTCCGAATCTAATTTCCATTGTATCTACAATAATCAAcacttttctattttgaagGCAACTGCAAATGTTTTGCCTCAATTATGGCAACCGTCGAGTGGCATTCTAATGACCAACGATGTTGCTGACACTGGTTCTGAAGAGGCTGTTCCCTGCTTTGCTTTATCCAAAAATGATTCTTACGTCATGTCAGCTTCTGGTGGAAAGATTTCCCTCTTTAATATGATGACATTTAAGGTAACATATAATGCTCTTCAGTTGGTCATTGCGATTATCTGGCGATAGGTTATACCTATCTCAACCTCTTTGCAACGCAGACAATGACAACTTTCATGCCGCCACCACCTGCCGCCACATTCCTTGCTTTTCACCCACAAGATAACAATATAATTGCCATTGGCATGGATGATTCcacaattcaaatttataatgtcCGTGTGGATGAGGTATAATACCTTCAAGAACCACCTTTTCTCTAATTAAACCTTGTGGAAATTGTTATgttatcaaatcatttgttGATTCAGGTTAAGAGCAAGCTTAAAGGTCACTCTAAAAGAATAACTGGCTTGGCCTTCTCTCACTTACTGAATGTGCTAGTTTCATCCGGAGCCGACGCACAGGTATTTGCTTAAACCATCTTGTGTAGGTTTTGTGGATTGCTTTTTGCTGTATGGTTTCACTGTGTTCAGATATGTAGCAATCTAATTATGTGGCCTATTGCACTTTGACTAAAGACAGACGCAGTGAAATTGTACTTGTAATTCGAGCTTTGCCATTTATCTCAACTTTTTACTGAATATCGAAGAGTTCAACAAATTCCTACCTTTGAACcacctatttttatttgttgctTATACAGCTTTGTGTGTGGAGCTCTGATGGGTGGGAGAAGCAGAAAACACGATCCTTGCAACTTCCAAGTGGGAGGCCATTGTCATCACAGTCAGACACTCGTGTACAGTTTCATCAGGACCAGATACACTTTCTGGTTGTGCACGAGACTCAGATTGCAATATATGAGACTACCAAACTTGAGTGTGTAAAGCAGGTCTTTCTTTTACCCCCTCTTCCTGTTCGTTCATCAGTGTTTTGTATTTGAAGCAATGCCTTACCCACTTCTCCTTTGTTCATTCTCATTTTAGTGGACGCCGCGGGAATCTGGTGCACCAATCTCTCACGCAACATTCTCTTGTGACAGTCAAATGATATATGCCAGCTTCTTGGATGGAACTGTCTGTGTGTTTACTGTTGCTACTCTCAGATTACGTTGTCGAATTAGTCCTTCAGCTTATCTTCCTGCTAGTGTGAGGTATTTCTCTCATGCTACTTTGTAGTTTAGGCACACATAAGTTGTTGAATCTTTTTGCGGTAATGAGCTCTTGGAATGTGCATGATAACTCAATCTGTTAGATGGTTTATTCTCAGTAACAATTAACGTGATACTGCTTTTCAGTTCACCCTAGCTAATGCttgatttgaatgaaaagTATGACATGATGTTAGCTTCAGTTAATACATGATGTGAACTCGGTGCTTGGTTATATACTCGAAACAATATTGGTTCTTGTCATTTTCATGTTCCAGAAATGGAAAAGAGCATGACTTtgtattcaaattttgaactcATTATCTCCATTTCTCTTACATTTCACCTAACACGTCCTTTTCAGCAATGCTTCTGTTCAACCACTAGTGATTGCAGCACATCCCCAAGAAGCAAACCAATTTGCTTTAGGGCTGTCAGATGGTGGGGTTCACGTCTTCGAACCTCTCGAATCAGAAGGGAAATGGGGGGTGCCTCCGCCCGTTGAAAACGGATCAGCATCAAGTGTGCCAACGACTCCATCAGTCGGAGCTTCAGGTTCAGATCAAGCCCCAAGATGATCGAGCAGCTAGCACGAGTGCTTTTACATGCTTGGTTGCTGGCCCTCCAACTTTAGGTATACTTCAGATTTTAACTGGTtgacccttttttttcttctccctgaACATTTGTTAGCCATGTTTGTATTTtgtcatattttttttggttttaagGTTGATATTTCATTTCCCCAGTTTgttgttcatgatatgtagTTTTTTACTCAAGGAAACAGCAAAAGATGTAGATTTATCTTCTTTCCTCAGATTCTGTGTAAGTTAACATTCTGCAGGAGTATTACTAATAGTCAAATGACCTTCTTACTCATGAATctcttctcaattttcttctctcttcctttcaactatattgttgttattttattatcttccattttttaccTTATGCTAGTGCTGTTCATAGATTTGATCCAGGATCGAATTGTTTGAGCTCCATATTTGCTCAACTTAGATAGATCCAaaccataaaatttaagatctatttagaaaattctcttaaatataaatattttgttcttatttgtacaattattttgaaatggcTCATTTAgttaaaatgttatatatccACTGGCTTAGCCTTTTGGGTTGAAATCATGGAGGAAGATTCTTAATGAACTACAAAAGCAGAGAATTTGGTGAATAATATTGAGACAACTCGGTCGTGGAATCTAACTGTGTCCAATTGGTAAACTTGTGTCACTGACAAGTAAAAGCAACTGATATGGACTTTAAAAAAGGTTCCTTTCTGGGTTCAATTCTTGAATCTTCCTCTACCATCTCTCAATAAAATCCATTGCTGTGAGGCTGATTGTGAAGATTTTGGATGCTCTGAACCACTTGAAAAGAGGAATTAAGGTCAATACAGAACAGAAGAAATATGAAAGACTGATCTTACCACCCACTGGCTTTAAAAGGATCATTGACCTATGAACTTAGAGAAATATTTCTCAATTATTCATTTAGagatttcttgttttgttttgggttttaaGTCTTAAAACGAAAGGTTTTTTGATTTTaagtttagaaaaaatttatgagtaaTATActaagatattaaatatatatatatatatatattttaatgttaacACACTTTGAACAGGAAAAGTAACACAATTACATAATGAGGTCATTGCTCAAGTCGTCTGTAGCTTGTACATAAGTTCAAAAAGCTTAGACAACAGAACAAGAAGGCATTGTGTTATTGAAAAAATCCATCGGAATCCATTCCGGGAGTAAAGTAgaatcattattttttctgATGGGGGTGGGCAGTtcagaatttgaagaaataattataaccAACAATCTACCAAAGCTTGATGATTGACTACATCCCAGATTTGAATTATTGGAGAAAGTACATGGAGGCGTTTTTAGCAAGCGTCGAGGTCTCGGCATGGAGGCGGTTTTGGGTCGCCTAGCAGGGTTGTGTTTCCTCCTTCTGGTCCGCACCTTATGCGACCTGGGTTTTGTGTTCCGTGCTGAAATATGGGGCAGAGATGTTGCATGTTAAATGAAGCAGCATTGTGGAGAAAATTACATAAACTAAATCGTTGAACTAGAACAGGTACTGGATGATAGCCAGCTAGTTGATTATCTTACCGGTGGTTTCTCCCCTCTTCTCAACATCTCTACTATCTCAACGACCCGTTTGGGAGTGACATCTTcctgaaaatggaaaatacaCATAAATTCACGAGGATACTTGTGTTTTGAGTACAGACAGTCCATTTTACTTGgttgaatgaaaaatattatgcTGCACCCACATAGTAATTGTATGAGTATCCTTCAGATCCATTAGAGTAATCGGCGACTGTAATCATTGGGGCGTTAACACAACATCCCTACAGACAATTAGCAG
This genomic interval carries:
- the LOC111787705 gene encoding protein TOPLESS — translated: MSSLSRELVFLILQFLDEEKFKETVHKLEQESGFFFNMKYFEDEVHNGNWDEVERYLSGFTKVDDNRYSMKIFFEIRKQKYLEALDKHDRSKAVDILVKDLKVFSTFNEELFKEITQLLTLENFRENEQLSKYGDTKSARAIMLVELKKLIEANPLFRDKLQFPHLKNSRLRTLINQSLNWQHQLCKNPRPNPDIKTLFVDHSCGQPNGARAPSPANNPLLGSLPKPGGFPPLGAHGPFQPTAAPVPAPLAGWMSNPSAVTHPAVSSGGAIGLGAPSMPAALKHPRTPPNNPSVDYPSAESEIVSKRPKPMGMSDEVNLPVNVLPVSFAGHGHAQAFNAPDDLPKNVMRTLNQGSSPMSMDFHPVQQTLLLVGTNVGEIGLWEVGSRERLVSRSFKVWDLNACSMPLQAALLKEPDVSVNRVIWSPDGSLFGVAYSRHIVQIYSYHGGDDLRQHLEIDAHVGGVNDLAFSNPNKQLCVITCGDDKTIKVWDAANGARQFTFEGHEAPVYSVCPHYKESIQFIFSTALDGKIKAWLYDNMGSRVDYDAPGRWCTTMAYSADGTRLFSCGTSKDGESYIVEWNESEGAVKRTYQGFRKRSLGVVQFDTTKNRFLAAGDDFSIKFWDMDNVQLLTTVDADGGLPASPRIRFNKDGTLLAVSGNENGIKILANLDGIRLLRTFENLSYDASRTSEAGTKPAINPISAAAAVAAAAAGSAADRGASVVSMAGVAGDTRSLGDVKPRITEDSNDKSKIWKLTEINESSHCRSLRLPENLRVNKISRLIYTNSGSAILALASNAIHLLWKWTRSERNSTGKATANVLPQLWQPSSGILMTNDVADTGSEEAVPCFALSKNDSYVMSASGGKISLFNMMTFKTMTTFMPPPPAATFLAFHPQDNNIIAIGMDDSTIQIYNVRVDEVKSKLKGHSKRITGLAFSHLLNVLVSSGADAQLCVWSSDGWEKQKTRSLQLPSGRPLSSQSDTRVQFHQDQIHFLVVHETQIAIYETTKLECVKQWTPRESGAPISHATFSCDSQMIYASFLDGTVCVFTVATLRLRCRISPSAYLPASVSNASVQPLVIAAHPQEANQFALGLSDGGVHVFEPLESEGKWGVPPPVENGSASSVPTTPSVGASGSDQAPR